A single genomic interval of Rhinopithecus roxellana isolate Shanxi Qingling chromosome 11, ASM756505v1, whole genome shotgun sequence harbors:
- the MAP3K8 gene encoding mitogen-activated protein kinase kinase kinase 8 isoform X2, protein MEYMSTGSDNKEEIDLLIKHLNVSDVIDIMENLYASEEPAVYEPSLMTMCQDSNQNDERSKSLLLSGQEVPWLSSVRYGTVEDLLAFANHISNTAKHFYGQRPQESGILLNMVITPQNGRYQIDSDVLLIPWKLTYRNIGSDFIPRGAFGKVYLAQDIKTKKRMACKLIPVDQFKPSDVEIQACFRHENIAELYGAVLWGETVHLFMEAGEGGSVLEKLESCGPMREFEIIWVTKHVLKGLDFLHSKKVIHHDIKPSNIVFMSTKAVLVDFGLSVQMTEDVYFPKDLRGTEIYMSPEVILCRGHSTKADIYSLGATLIHMQTGTPPWVKRYPRSAYPSYLYIIHKQAPPLEDIADDCSPGMRELIEAALERNPNHRPRAADLLKHEALNPPREDQPRCQSLDSALFERKRLLSRKELELPENIADSSCTGSTEESEMLKRQRSLYIDLGALAGYFNLVRGPPTLEYG, encoded by the exons ATGGAGTACATGAGCACTGGAAGTGACAATAAAGAAGAGATTGAtttattaattaaacatttaaatgtgtCCGATGTAATAGACATTATGGAAAATCTTTATGCAAGTGAAGAGCCAGCAGTTTATGAACCCAGTCTAATGACCATGTGTCAAGACAGCAATCAAAACGATGAGCGTTCTAAGTCTCTGCTGCTTAGTGGCCAAGAGGTACCATGGTTGTCATCAGTCAGATATGGAACCGTGGAGGATTTGCTTGcttttgcaaaccatatatccaaCACTGCAAAGCATTTTTATGGACAGCGACCACAAGAATCTGGAATTTTATTAAACATG GTCATCACTCCTCAAAATGGACGTTACCAAATAGACTCTGATGTTCTCCTGATCCCTTGGAAGCTGACTTACAGGAATATTGGTTCTGATTTTATTCCTCGGGGAGCCTTTGGAAAGGTATACTTGGCACAAgatataaagacaaagaaaagaatggcGTGTAAACTG ATCCCAGTAGATCAATTTAAGCCATCTGATGTGGAGATCCAGGCTTGCTTCCGGCACGAGAACATCGCAGAGCTGTATGGCGCAGTCCTGTGGGGTGAAACTGTCCATCTCTTTATGGAAGCAGGCGAGGGAGGGTCTGTTCTGGAGAAACTGGAGAGCTGTGGACCAATGAgagaatttgaaattatttgggTGACAAAGCATGTTCTCAAGGGACTTGATTTTCTACACTCAAAGAAAGTAATCCATCATGATATTAAAC CTAGCAACATTGTTTTCATGTCCACAAAAGCTGTTTTGGTGGATTTTGGCCTAAGTGTTCAAATGACCGAAGATGTCTATTTTCCTAAGGACCTCCGAGGAACAGAG ATTTACATGAGCCCAGAGGTCATCCTATGCAGGGGCCATTCAACCAAAGCAGACATCTACAGTCTGGGAGCCACGCTCATCCACATGCAGACGGGCACCCCGCCCTGGGTGAAGCGCTACCCTCGCTCAGCCTATCCCTCCTACCTGTACATA ATCCACAAGCAAGCGCCTCCACTGGAAGACATTGCAGATGACTGCAGTCCAGGGATGAGAGAGCTAATAGAAGCTGCGCTGGAGAGAAACCCCAATCACCGCCCAAGAGCCGCAGACCTACTAAAACATGAGGCCCTGAACCCGCCCAGAGAGGATCAGCCACGCTGTCAGAGTCTGGACTCTGCCCTCTTTGAGCGCAAGAGGCTGCTGAGTAGGAAGGAGCTGGAACTTCCTGAGAACATTGCTG
- the MAP3K8 gene encoding mitogen-activated protein kinase kinase kinase 8 isoform X1: MEGAPGRGENSGVGRGGGVPTAALAGRRLHQAQLESTLRKGLTGCRLATPPPSSSFPDPQGQGSAGLGSARGSGDPLSPRLPPPTPPGRPLCPCPRPDSPESATVMEYMSTGSDNKEEIDLLIKHLNVSDVIDIMENLYASEEPAVYEPSLMTMCQDSNQNDERSKSLLLSGQEVPWLSSVRYGTVEDLLAFANHISNTAKHFYGQRPQESGILLNMVITPQNGRYQIDSDVLLIPWKLTYRNIGSDFIPRGAFGKVYLAQDIKTKKRMACKLIPVDQFKPSDVEIQACFRHENIAELYGAVLWGETVHLFMEAGEGGSVLEKLESCGPMREFEIIWVTKHVLKGLDFLHSKKVIHHDIKPSNIVFMSTKAVLVDFGLSVQMTEDVYFPKDLRGTEIYMSPEVILCRGHSTKADIYSLGATLIHMQTGTPPWVKRYPRSAYPSYLYIIHKQAPPLEDIADDCSPGMRELIEAALERNPNHRPRAADLLKHEALNPPREDQPRCQSLDSALFERKRLLSRKELELPENIADSSCTGSTEESEMLKRQRSLYIDLGALAGYFNLVRGPPTLEYG, encoded by the exons ATGGAGGGTGCCCCCGGCAGAGGGGAAAACTCTGGCGTGGGAAGAGGTGGGGGCGTGCCCACAGCTGCGCTCGCGGGTCGCCGGCTGCACCAGGCACAGCTGGAAAGCACCTTGCGCAAGGGTCTCACGGGGTGCAGACTCGCgactcctcccccttcctcctccttcccggATCCGCAGGGCCAGGGTAGTGCTGGTCTGGGCAGTGCGCGGGGAAGCGGGGACCCGCTGTCACCGCGCCTCCCGCCGCCGACACCGCCTGGACGGCCGCTCTGTCCCTGCCCCAGACCCG ACTCTCCAGAAAGCGCAACAGTAATGGAGTACATGAGCACTGGAAGTGACAATAAAGAAGAGATTGAtttattaattaaacatttaaatgtgtCCGATGTAATAGACATTATGGAAAATCTTTATGCAAGTGAAGAGCCAGCAGTTTATGAACCCAGTCTAATGACCATGTGTCAAGACAGCAATCAAAACGATGAGCGTTCTAAGTCTCTGCTGCTTAGTGGCCAAGAGGTACCATGGTTGTCATCAGTCAGATATGGAACCGTGGAGGATTTGCTTGcttttgcaaaccatatatccaaCACTGCAAAGCATTTTTATGGACAGCGACCACAAGAATCTGGAATTTTATTAAACATG GTCATCACTCCTCAAAATGGACGTTACCAAATAGACTCTGATGTTCTCCTGATCCCTTGGAAGCTGACTTACAGGAATATTGGTTCTGATTTTATTCCTCGGGGAGCCTTTGGAAAGGTATACTTGGCACAAgatataaagacaaagaaaagaatggcGTGTAAACTG ATCCCAGTAGATCAATTTAAGCCATCTGATGTGGAGATCCAGGCTTGCTTCCGGCACGAGAACATCGCAGAGCTGTATGGCGCAGTCCTGTGGGGTGAAACTGTCCATCTCTTTATGGAAGCAGGCGAGGGAGGGTCTGTTCTGGAGAAACTGGAGAGCTGTGGACCAATGAgagaatttgaaattatttgggTGACAAAGCATGTTCTCAAGGGACTTGATTTTCTACACTCAAAGAAAGTAATCCATCATGATATTAAAC CTAGCAACATTGTTTTCATGTCCACAAAAGCTGTTTTGGTGGATTTTGGCCTAAGTGTTCAAATGACCGAAGATGTCTATTTTCCTAAGGACCTCCGAGGAACAGAG ATTTACATGAGCCCAGAGGTCATCCTATGCAGGGGCCATTCAACCAAAGCAGACATCTACAGTCTGGGAGCCACGCTCATCCACATGCAGACGGGCACCCCGCCCTGGGTGAAGCGCTACCCTCGCTCAGCCTATCCCTCCTACCTGTACATA ATCCACAAGCAAGCGCCTCCACTGGAAGACATTGCAGATGACTGCAGTCCAGGGATGAGAGAGCTAATAGAAGCTGCGCTGGAGAGAAACCCCAATCACCGCCCAAGAGCCGCAGACCTACTAAAACATGAGGCCCTGAACCCGCCCAGAGAGGATCAGCCACGCTGTCAGAGTCTGGACTCTGCCCTCTTTGAGCGCAAGAGGCTGCTGAGTAGGAAGGAGCTGGAACTTCCTGAGAACATTGCTG